The proteins below are encoded in one region of Apostichopus japonicus isolate 1M-3 chromosome 22, ASM3797524v1, whole genome shotgun sequence:
- the LOC139963453 gene encoding uncharacterized protein isoform X1, which translates to MVNFPCCQCQFTTQSFLKLLQHYRYMHKSPDSKITCNINSCHRTFSSTRSFQRHIRQKHSLFWAQYGRQRNDANINVNNDDEQIDDFEQEEHPNPVGQLNNPNLVAVESSTEEQVAAFLIGLRENFKVCHEACNFVATEMQNLLLEFSADMQMKVNSALQNENIDPTLMDHYNIFGESSLWRSLDHFSDARHVNSFCAQTLDFVEPVEYLLGVGANGKEKTFQYIDILETIKLLLKQDDIFAEVVNGHLSPDSSLQDYCDGALCKNNPLLAESQNIQIQLYHDDFCVANPLGNKVKNLKFSAFYFLIGNISPKLRSKLHVIQLSLLCQTECVKEFGLHKVLAPLVADLKKLERDGIIVEKDGAEHNIKGTLSMIVADNLAAHTVGGFQESFNTFRPCRFCLVTRGEIKEHMNANSVTKRTSASYDQQARMAENIPEIAGMYGLKKSSIFNVLQYFHVVNGLPSDIAHDLFEGIVPCVLEKVILHCVQENFFSLEQLNTEIDIFPYEGTDKVNKPTKMKTNVHRFKVKQNAIQTWCLLRLLPLMVGKHVPVGDNIWKLLQLIADVVELVVAPHTNVVLSEFLADLIESFLIYYFVLFPNDSMTPKFHYMIHYPHQMLQFGPLVHCWTLRFEGKHLYFKELSHRTKNRRNICKTLANRHEYYQSWFRTKRNFLSKGHVEHSFGNLYPIRLMLKSIQDVLLPVTGEAEMVYTAKKAECNGTSYWKGCAVTTDVGPEGLIKFGIVELICLIGGTVYFVCRQTTTSDYCNHLHAYVLNDTGQYSLRTTDSLLDHYPLSVYPCQGNEQSIVVIRHYILLP; encoded by the coding sequence ATGGTAAATTTCCCATGTTGTCAGTGCCAGTTCACCACACAAAGCTTTTTAAAGTTATTACAACATTATAGATACATGCATAAAAGTCCAGACAGTAAAATCACTTGTAACATAAACAGTTGTCATCGTACTTTCAGTTCAACAAGGAGCTTTCAAAGACATATCAGACAAAAGCATTCTCTATTTTGGGCCCAGTATGGTAGACAAAGAAATGATGCAAATATTAATGTCAACAATGATGATGAACAGATTGATGACTTTGAACAAGAAGAACATCCAAATCCTGTTGGCCAGTTGAATAATCCTAATCTTGTTGCAGTTGAAAGTAGCACAGAAGAGCAAGTTGCAGCATTTCTTATTGGTTTGCGAGAAAACTTTAAAGTTTGCCATGAAGCTTGTAACTTTGTTGCCACTGAGATGCAAAATCTGCTTCTTGAGTTCAGTGCCGATATGCAAATGAAAGTTAACTCTGcacttcaaaatgaaaatattgatcCTACTCTGATGGATCATTACAACATTTTTGGGGAAAGCTCCCTTTGGAGGTCATTGGATCATTTCAGTGATGCAAGGCATGTAAATTCTTTCTGTGCACAAACTTTGGATTTTGTTGAACCAGTTGAATACCTATTGGGAGTTGGAGCAAATGGCAAAGAAAAAACTTttcaatatattgatatattggaAACGATCAAGTTATTGCTCAAACAGGATGACATTTTTGCTGAGGTGGTAAATGGACATCTAAGTCCTGACAGCTCCCTACAGGACTATTGCGATGGGGCTCTTTGTAAAAATAACCCATTATTGGCTGAatcacaaaatattcaaattcaaCTGTATCATGACGACTTTTGTGTGGCTAATCCACTtggaaataaagtaaaaaatctGAAGTTTTCAGCATTCTATTTTCTCATTGGTAACATAAGCCCAAAGTTGAGATCAAAATTGCATGTTATTCAACTGTCTTTGCTGTGTCAAACTGAATGTGTTAAAGAATTTGGACTTCACAAAGTGTTAGCCCCTCTGGTAGCAGACCTCAAAAAATTGGAAAGAGATGGCATTATTGTTGAGAAAGATGGTGCTGAACATAATATCAAGGGTACTCTTTCCATGATTGTAGCAGACAATTTGGCTGCACATACTGTTGGTGGCTTTCAAGAGAGTTTCAACACCTTTCGTCCCTGTAGGTTCTGCCTTGTAACAAGAGGGGAAATAAAGGAACACATGAATGCAAATTCAGTTACGAAAAGGACAAGTGCATCATATGACCAACAAGCCAGGATGGCAGAAAACATTCCAGAAATTGCTGGGATGTATGGTCTTAAGAAATCATCCATTTTTAATGTGTTGCAGTATTTCCATGTAGTTAATGGGTTACCTTCAGATATTGCACATGACTTATTTGAAGGCATTGTACCTTGTGTATTGGAAAAAGTAATTTTGCATTGtgttcaagaaaatttcttttctCTTGAACAACTCAACACAGAAATTGACATCTTCCCATATGAAGGCACAGACAAGGTTAATAAGCCTACAAAGATGAAAACTAATGTTCACAGGTTCAAAGTGAAACAAAATGCCATTCAAACATGGTGTCTTTTAAGGCTTCTTCCATTGATGGTTGGTAAGCATGTGCCAGTTGGTGACAACATTTGGAAGTTGTTACAGCTGATTGCTGACGTTGTGGAGTTAGTTGTGGCTCCACACACAAATGTTGTCCTAAGTGAATTTTTAGCTGATTTAATAGAGTCAttcttaatttattattttgtgttatttccGAATGACTCTATGACTCCCAAGTTCCACTACATGATCCATTATCCCCATCAGATGCTGCAGTTTGGTCCATTAGTGCATTGCTGGACATTACGATTTGAAGGGAAACATCTGTATTTTAAGGAATTGTCACATAGAACAAAGAATAGAAGGAATATTTGCAAAACACTGGCAAACAGGCATGAATATTATCAGTCTTGGTTTCGAACtaaaagaaattttctttcaaaggGACATGTTGAACATTCTTTTGGCAACTTGTATCCTATCAGGTTAATGCTTAAGTCCATCCAGGATGTGTTGCTACCAGTTACTGGTGAAGCAGAAATGGTCTACACAGCAAAGAAAGCTGAATGCAATGGTACTTCCTATTGGAAAGGATGTGCAGTGACAACTGATGTAGGTCCAGAGGGTTTAATTAAATTTGGCATTGTTGAACTTATTTGCCTGATTGGTGGTACGGTTTATTTTGTGTGTAGGCAAACTACTACATCTGATTACTGCAATCATCTTCATGCTTACGTCCTCAATGACACCGGCCAATATTCACTAAGAACTACTGACAGTCTTCTGGATCACTATCCTCTCAGTGTGTATCCATGCCAGGGAAATGAACAAAGTATTGTAGTAATTAGACATTACATCCTACTACCATAG